The stretch of DNA CCTGTGATCCCTTTAATAAAAGTGTTCATAGAAAACTGTCTTTTGTTGGAGCTTATTTGGCAGTCAGAAGTAAAGGGACGGTGGTAATAAAAGTTGTCACAAACCGTAAAATAAAGAGTATATACTGCAGATTTTTATTGTATAAAATTGATCAGTTTTATTCatccaaaatgaaatgaaaaacaaaaaaaaactgaattggGTAGCTCCCAAAACGGCTGCATTTAACACGAGACGCCGCGTGGTCCCATGAGGACACGTCTTCCTCCTGTCTGGCTCGCTGAGGGAATCGGTTCGTCATAGATATAAACTATCTGCTTGTTTCCCCCAGCGGGGGAAAACAATCCCTCCATTTTCTAGCTCGTGAGAAACCTTATGTCAGAGGATGGAGATGCATTAGGGGTATGACCGCGGTCACTGGGGCCGGCGTACGCATCCGATTAGCAGCGCAGAGACACATGACATGAGGCCGGTGAGAAAAACCACAAGAAGAATGCAGTCGGGTTTGGATGTTTCCGTCAGTAACAGGATAAAAAAACGCTGCTTCGGACGCACATTTATGAAGGGAAAAAAGATGTGGTGGAGAATAATCTTGTTGCTGCCGTGGTTGGCAGTAAACATTCCTGACTCTAATTCATTATGCCCAACCTGCAACTTGGGATTGGTGCAAATTGCTTCTCAGGCCATGTGCTGAATGCTACAAATACAACTTCACTGTTGGCTGAAGCCGCACTGAGTTTTCctgttgcatgtgtgtgtgttagtgttcgAGTTATATTATCCAGGCAGCCGTGTGTCTGGTCTCAGCAACAGTTGGATTTCCTTTTGGGTTTGTGGTCTGcttctgtgctgtctgtgaTCCCTGCGttaacaagaaaaagaagaaactccTTTTAGATGTTTGGTATTCAGATGGACAACATGAATTAAGTTGTATTTTATCGTCACCACTCAGGGTCTCTATTAATcctgcaaataaaacattttttttcggTTACAGAAATTGAATGAAAAAGTAAGTGCATCCTACATTTATGACACTCTAAGATCTGGAAGATAATTATCAGGGGTTGTCATCAGGTACTTTTTTCCACCCAACATTTTGAAataatgttggaaaaaaaacaaaaacaaactcaaccAAGAGCAGACTGCCACAAAAATAAGTCTCTTTACCACACCACAGGTTTATATATTCGACCTGCCTGACAGGTGTGACCGGAAAAAGCCTTGGctgtccaaaaaacaaaaacaacaacaaaaagcacagTGTGTCAGTGAACACACCACAGCATGGTGGCTGCTGACAATTTTATGGTTTGGGGTCACTTCACTGCCTCTGGGTggcttaaaatgtgaaatgatctGTTGTTGAACCAGAATGGACCTTTCAAGAGatggatcaaaaaaaaagaattgaagGGTTAGGGAAAGACCTGGTCGAGACTCAGGTCCAAATCGCATAGAAACAtcctcatttctttctttatgtcaTCGTAGGTTTTTTTCCAGGTGCTCCAACTTCCTCTCACCAGGCAAAGTGTTAGGTTGATCTGTGACTATAAAtgagctgcaggtgtgtgtgagagtgtaaatggtttagttttttgtgttaGACATGTGGAagacagagaaatgaaacaaaaaagcgccattttttatattttgcaacCGGAcgttgccgttttcaaagtaagagcacgtctAACGACGGTACTGTGGTTCTGCCCAAATATATCTGACTATTCGGGGTTTTTGTATATAAAATTTTTGTTGTTCCATTTATTAGttttaaaatttgtattttatttcattttaatttttgaattttaaaatgaaaatcaaataaccactattttttttcctgttgttttttaatgtccttttttgAATGGAAAACCCAATGACCAAAAATTTATGGACCATGAagcaaaatagaaaaataaccTTACGGTTGTGTTCAACTCTACTTTTAGGCGTGTTTCAGAGAAGTTCTGttaaaaaattacatatttttcacATGACTCTGAGACTCTCAATGGACCCACACCACGTAAACTTTATCTTAACAAGCAGAAAGCTGAAAAAGTCATGCAGCCGCTGAGTTACAGAGCATTAACCGACTCACTGATTATGTCTCCGACGCGCCTCGACCCGCTTTTCTCAAGCTCAGACAAAACGTTGGCTTCAAAAGTCAGAGAAGCGACACGGAAGAAGAAATCCCTGATTCCGTCTCCTGGGACAAGCAAGAGACAAAACGCAGAGCTcaatgagaaacaaaagaacagaTAAAACAGCCAGTGAAAAACATGCGGTCGATGACTGTGCGCTTATCTCCCACCTGACTTGGAAGACACGGCCCAGTACTCGGCTTTGATTTCCTCAGAGAGTCTGATGGCTTCTTGTTCAACCTGAGCCAGCTGATCAGGAGACTGAGGAGAGAGATGGAACCACAAACTAGAAGTTAGAATAAAAGTAAACTGTTCAGAGCTGAAATGACCAGTCGATTAATCGATTAGTTCGATCAACAGGAAGTCCCCCAGCAGCTGTTTGACTAATAACAACAGAAGTGATCAAATAAGAATTTATTTTCACACCCTTTATGAAGTTTTATACATATAATCCACTGATTATTTTCCCAGTtaacatggaaaaataaaaaaaatcacaattttctagtcaaatttgttttgtttaacagACCAAAACTCCaaagatgagaaaaaagaaaagcagcaaatcctcAAAATCTCTCCTCAgacttttttttgctgtatttatttctgtccttcAACTAATCAACTAGAATAAACATttcagctctctctctctctctctctctctcaaccgCCTGTAAATTTTCATGAATTTCACCCACGCTCAGGTCCTTCTTGGTGCCGACGAGGAACAGCAAAACGCTGGACGGGTCGTTTTCCTTCATTGCGTCCTCCAGCCACtgcctacacaaacacacccacgtGCAGAATCGTAAAGAACTTTTAATGGCGTTTTAATGGAGTAATGGTGCACGGTAATGGCGTAGACTGTTTCTTACCTGGCGTGCGCTAATGAGCTTGTGCTGCTCAAGTCAAACACCACTATAATGGCTGGAGGAACGTAAAGACAACAACAGGTTTGAACTGAAGTAAAACCAATAAGATGGAGGCATAATTTTCGATTGGAAGTAAGAGGCGTAGTAATAAATCACAGAGGATTTGAGGAGTTCACCTTGTGCTCCTCTATAGTAGGTGGAAGCGATGCACTTGAACCTCTCCTGACCTGCTGTGTCCCACCTGAAACAAACAGACCAGTCAGACTGCACAGGATATTACCGTGACATTGTATTAATCCTATATGTGCACTTACGTAACCatagttttagtcatttttatccCCACTCAACAGTCTAAATAACAAGAACATCAGATTATCTGGAGGATGCTGCACCGCTTCACGCGGTTACGACATTACCTTTGGTCTTGTTGTTCAGGACTTTTAACTTCATCATGTCGATGTGTTGCATAAAACAGATATTGTAAATGTGCCTGGCCCTGGTGACGCTGGGTGTTCAGTGAAGCGGATGCGTCCTGGGCTGAGGCTCTGAAGTACTCACAGCTGTAAACTGAAGGGGACGCCGAGCACCTCGAAGCGCTCCATCTCAAAGTCCACCCCTATGGTCGCCTTGTAGTTCTTGTCAAACGCACCCTTACAGAACCTTTCGGGAACCGGGACAAAGGTTACGCAGACAAAGGGGCCACATTAGAGCAGGAAGTCTCAGTTAGTTTAGTTAAGGCGGTTAGGGTCTAAAAGCTCATGACATGTCGGAGGATAATACTGAGCATAAACTGATTCCACCGTGTCCTAAAATAACCCACCTAAACTCAGTTAAACTCTTAATATCAATGAATAGGAAAACATGCACAGGTGGACCATGTGCGTTTCTATGTGTGACTAAAATCAGGCTTTTATGTGTCCCACATTTGTTAGATTATCCTACAGTCACATGTTTCAAAgtaaatgaaggttttttttttgtagcggGAAAGTTTTCAGAGATTGAAAAGGAACTGGCCtcacatgacacattttaatctgatattggattgtgtaatattttcctcttttggCGCTATATCTTCTACTTGAAGCTCGGTTCAGGTTCAACCATAAGCCATATTACTAAGATGTGAACATGCACTGATCAGgtcgatcagccataacattatgaccaccttgctaatattgtgtaggttgaacttgtgcctccaaaacagttgtgactcattggaGAATGAGGGTGACCTGTTGTGTTGgctaacaggatgttgttagtggggggcctttgggtcctttgggttgagaggaggggcctctgtggggaggggcctctgtggatcatcccacagacacttgatcagtttgggatctagtgaatttggaggccaggtcaacaccttgtgctgtttgtcatgttttttgagctgcTGGGGACAGCTGTTTCCACCAAGGAGTGTccctgctatggggtgggggtgtctggtctggtctaggtgggtattacatgtctcagtaacatccacacgaatacaaggtccaaatatttcccaacagaacattgtattgtcacaaggtggtcgatgttattcacctctcccgtcagtggtcttaatgtatTGGCGTATTAGAGTCTCTTATTATTTATGACTCCTTCTCACCTGCTGATCAGACACGTTTTCCCAACTGCGACGTCACCCACCACGATGACCTTGGCGATATTAAGGCTGGAAACAGAAAGTAAATACTGTCACGTCATTAaagttaaacacacaaaaacatgaagaatgaTGCACAGTTGTTGACATGATGCTGCAGAAAGTAAATGGTGAACAAATAAGCCTTTTAATGGACAACTTAAAGAACATTATGTTGTGCCTGAGGCATTGTTTGCACTCTTTTGTATTGTCTGCATAAGTTTGCACAAGTCGTGCTTTATGCGCAGTCCCTTATGTTGTCCCTGTGTCATCGTAGAGCTAACGTCTCCTCTCGTCTCACTATACTGCATCTACTACACTGTACTGAAATTACAATAAAACCTCCTTATCTTTATTACGTAatcagggctgtttcaagacactCTGGGGGCCCCGGGCAAGAGGCACCTCGGGGGCCCCATTAGGGAGACTCCCAATGTGTCTGAGGGGGTTTCAAGTTGTGTCATTGATCACCGACCGAATGTCAGCAGTCCCCACTAGCAATCAGCCACTAGAAGACGGCCCCATTAGTGTCTATAGGGGTTCCATCATTGTCACTGGCAGTTCGGTAATTGGCTAGTTTGCCTGTCCGCTTGTGGCGGCCCTGTACGTAATGATCAAACGTATCACTTATTTAATTAGTTCTTATTAAACCctgtgtttgcatttgaaaagaaagaCTAAATGCAGAGCTGCTAATAGCTcggttttgttttaaagtcttaaaaatCACCTTTTAAAAGTCACAACTGACCGCCCTGTGGTTCCTTACTAACAACAAATGCTCAA from Mugil cephalus isolate CIBA_MC_2020 chromosome 15, CIBA_Mcephalus_1.1, whole genome shotgun sequence encodes:
- the rab34b gene encoding ras-related protein Rab-34, producing the protein MLPPVKKDRVITHLPKCFSPNAALHTKDGFHPEVKALCQVQKKGTESLNIAKVIVVGDVAVGKTCLISRFCKGAFDKNYKATIGVDFEMERFEVLGVPFSLQLWDTAGQERFKCIASTYYRGAQAIIVVFDLSSTSSLAHARQWLEDAMKENDPSSVLLFLVGTKKDLSSPDQLAQVEQEAIRLSEEIKAEYWAVSSKSGDGIRDFFFRVASLTFEANVLSELEKSGSRRVGDIIRITDSTEADHKPKRKSNCC